GAGAAACTCAAGGAAATGGCGCAACAGCTGAATTTTACCTTTCCCTTTTGCTACGATGAAACTCAGGAAGTAGCCCAAGCCTATACCGCTGCTTGCACCCCTGATTTTTTCCTATTTGACAGCAACCGAAAACTGGTATATCGCGGACAGTTGGATGACAGTCGCCCCGGCAACGACGAACCGGTGACTGGAAAGGATTTGCGTGCTGCCATTGATGCGGTTCTGTTTGACCGAGAAGTGCCATCCACCCAAAAACCCAGTATGGGCTGTAATATCAAATGGAAACCGGGGAACGAACCCGCTTATTTTGGTGCTTAGGGCGAAAATAAGTTAAAATACTTACCACTCTGTTTCGTTTCGTTGTTTCCTACCTACCTGTGGCCTATGGTTGCTTTATTTGATAATCAGTCCATTCCAGAAATTTCTCCCCAAGAATTACAGCAACGCCTCAATTCACCCGATCGCGATTGGGTGCAATTGCTCGATGTACGCGAACCCCAAGAAGTTTCTCTAGCTAGTTTGGAAGGATTCCGCGTGATTCCGTTGAGTCAGTTCCGCCAGCTGGCAGAGCAACTTTTGCAGGAACTCGATCCCCACGCAGAAACCATTGCTATGTGCCACCACGGCATGCGTTCGGCACAGCTTTGTCAGTGGTTGCAAATGCAGGGATTCACCAACGTGAAAAATGTAGCGGGTGGGATTGATGCCTACGCTCGCATGGCGGATCCTTCCATTCCTCGCTACTAGGATAAAAAAGGGGGGCGATTTGCCATTGCCCCCTCCTTGACAAAAAATATTTTTTATGATATGAACATCAATCTTGTTGGTGGGAAAATTGATAGGCACCGATAAAAGAAAGGGC
This window of the Geitlerinema sp. PCC 9228 genome carries:
- a CDS encoding rhodanese-like domain-containing protein; translated protein: MVALFDNQSIPEISPQELQQRLNSPDRDWVQLLDVREPQEVSLASLEGFRVIPLSQFRQLAEQLLQELDPHAETIAMCHHGMRSAQLCQWLQMQGFTNVKNVAGGIDAYARMADPSIPRY
- a CDS encoding thioredoxin family protein → MALTASTMLDLGTQAPDFQLPDTVSGGTISLDSFTHQKALLVMFVCRHCPYVQHIKEELAKIGQDYAGKGLGIVAISSNNIETHPDDAPEKLKEMAQQLNFTFPFCYDETQEVAQAYTAACTPDFFLFDSNRKLVYRGQLDDSRPGNDEPVTGKDLRAAIDAVLFDREVPSTQKPSMGCNIKWKPGNEPAYFGA